A segment of the Lycium ferocissimum isolate CSIRO_LF1 chromosome 10, AGI_CSIRO_Lferr_CH_V1, whole genome shotgun sequence genome:
tagtagttgtctcatgaatacatcagtgtatatttttgtgtatcatttttgcagccgtgagggcttatgtatatttatgtactACCTTGGAGATTATGTGTGTCTAGGgtgggtatgatgattagcgtaatgagtggtgctcggtagtcagctccgggtacccgtcatggccccctagtcgggtcgtgacagttatacAGAAAGTATTTTCTTATTCTAAtgagataagggtcaaaaacacaccataactatcattaattttttttttagtttcatacctaaactatcataaggtttagaaaactacctaaactatcattaTCTAGTTTGAAAAGCACACCTGAACTAAATGTGTGAACTCACTCTCCAAAAGGCAAGTGAAGctcaaattttctcaaaaaaattatccatatGGCATAAGCAATGCTATGGTGGCacctacatggaaattaaaaaataatatttttttatataaaaaaaaactttatatttttttctttaaaaaactgcattttaaaaaaaataaaatctggattttcaaaaaaaaatatcaaaaatttagaaaatgagaaaaaaaatgatttaaaaaaaggaaaagttgattttttctagggctgggcataaataccgaaaaccgaaaaaccgaaccgaactagtttggttcggtgtttggtatCCATtgtcaaaaaatcgaaaccgaaatagccgaaccgaagtttgataaaaccgaaccgaaaaaccgaacgcgcaccgaaatttaatacattactcaaaaaaattaaaatagtccaggcccattaagtttaaagtttcgcatttgtatccctaattttcacttcaattgaaaaaatcaaatatccttaacaaaaaaaagtaactaggatgtctctttaggattaatgtatgtcttttatgtgttttcttaattattattacggtatgtatataacacctagtaatctatgtcatgattatagtttttgttcttgtgtatctgtttgtttgatttttgatttcaatttatcgagttttatgttttattgcttttgagaatatgaattagtgtcaatggaatcgcttctaatattatattaaaaaaaaccgaattgaaaaaatcgaaaccgaaccgaaccgaactttaaaaaaccgaaaccgaaagaaccgaaccgaactagttggatttggtgtttggtgtccaccttcaaaaaaccgaacccgaaatagccaaaccgaagtttgataaaaccgaaccaaaAAACCAAACGCCTACCCCTAAttttttctacaaaaaaaaaaaaaaaaactgaaaaataaatattagttctcttttttaaaaaaaaaaaataacttttccattttttaaacttttttttctataatttttgatattttttttacaaaaattattatttttcactttgttttttaaaacaaatagtttttttttagatttcaGTTCCATTATGACATTATTTATCTATGTGGACAACACTTGgcaacatttttatataaaatggagagtGTAGATCACATGtcattcaagaataatttgaggcgtgttttgcaaactagataaTGATAATTTAGATAATTTTCTCAACCTTCCAATAGTTTAAGtataaaactcaaaaaaaatattaataactaaaatgtgtttttgaccctCCTCTGTGTTCTAATAGAGAACATCACTTCTCGAAGAAACGCATGTATACCAGGGCAACTTCAATTAGAATATGGGAACTTTTGTTTTAACTATCCAAATAAGAACTTGGCGCCGAAAGAGGAAGTTACCATTTTAGTTTGTACTTATGCGCAGTGGACTAGTGGGACCATAGTACTTAGGGCGTGTTCCTTGGATGTACTGTAGTTGATAAATCTTGGACTTACCactttaattttgtaaattacTATAGTGCAACTTTTCAGGTGAAGTATGTTGGAACACCTGGGCAATTAGTACAATTGGATGGAGTTGCAGAGCTAGGAAAGGGTTCAACATAATCCTTTATAATTGAATACACTAAtcatgattttttaatatattttaatgAGAATTGCTAAATTGCCACACTAATTTGACCCAAATGTGGCCACACTTATGTAAAAATCACCATAACCTctattgtacaattttaaattaagataaactttgagaagaaaagatagagatgacattaagtaagcataaattattaaatttgacctaaatagtcatatgaattTACCCCATTTGGGCCATTATGACCAAAATAGTGTGGCAAAAAGACCTTATTGTATTTTAATAGGTTTCTTACatgttaaaataaaattttcttaaGAGAATTaacacaaaattaaaaataattataatggGCCAACAATACAATTGATCCTAATGAGTTGGTTTTTACTGACAATTGGAATAAGTTTGGACTAGCAACAAAGAGGGGGGACTCCGTTACTCTGATCCAACAAAAACGTGTATACATGACAAAAATATTGCAACAAGTTAGTTTGTTCAATTGTTCTTGTCcgtttcctttttgtttttctattttttttttaattatacacaGTGCAAGGAGAAAATAGAAATGGAGATTATTAGTTGGAGAATCGAACtttcaccaacaaggtgaaagttcaacCTATTTTGATTCGgatctttatttatatatattggtaatgaatttttttaaaattatttaacatATATGCCACACATactttaataaaaaatgaaataaaaccaTGAAAAAATGGCTATCCACCGGTGACATCCATGTTTGCTCTTCATCAGCAATCTggaatttttcttatttttggaaCATCAACTGGGATGGTATCTACACCTGGACCGAGTGCTGGGTCTTGTTTTTAACAGTAAAACCACTAGTGGTAAATATCCAGGCAACCACAGAAAGAAATCAAGATTAGTTTGCATTTTTTGGACTAACATAATATAGGTGCATTCTTATGCTGTTTATATATCTGGAATTTTTTCAAGAGCATTATATACGTATCTGGAAATTATTTGTTCAAATTGTTGGGCTAAACTGCCCTGATACACTTTTAACAAGCTGCGATTGGCCGGCTCGGGTCAAGTCTGCGTATGGACTTTGTTCAACACACCTAATAATTTGCCACATAACTAAGTTTAACATGACTAATCGCCAATCATGATTTAATTTCGAGAGTAATGTGTGACATTCACATCAACCGAGTTTTATGGCTACGAAAGTCCACTGACTTCTTTTTTGTGCATGTGTCTTCAAAGTGACAGGTAAAGGTAGAAAATAGCCCGTAGACGGCCCAAGAATATCATGTCGTAATCTCCATATTAACCTTTGACGCAATTTCTTTCTTATCACAGGTTGTTGGTAAAAAAACAAGGCAAGATACActtaatatgatgtgatattgttcACTTTAGGTCAAGCCATCAcgatttttttcaaaatgtctCACACGATTAAGAACATTCAACAACTTAtaagtaacttttttttctcttctactTTTCATTTGAGACTAGGGGTGCTTAttggttggtttggtttggttttccGAATTACCAGTTTGGTTTATTGATTTGTAAATATGTTAAACCAAAATCAAACCGTTAAGATAATTGTTATCGGTTTTCAGTTTATCAGTTTTTGGTCCTTAACGGTTTGGTTTTCGGTTTAACCAATAAGAAAATACttctctagttttttttttttttttttctgttttttttgctttctcttGTTTTCATATGTTCACACATACACTGCCTTCATGCATAAAGTCTACACAAATTACAAGATAAAAACTATAAAATGAACTATAgcaatcttttaaaaacaagttcATAGTCCATAAACGAGGCCAACCCTATTTGTTCATTTGAGAGTGAGGGAGAGAGGCATCATGCCCCTAGTTTCGTATGAGAATTGAGACTTTGATTGAATAAGCGTGCCTGCGATAAGTAATTTAGAAATagatttgtatttaaaaattaaaatttaaagccACTAATATATAATTagggataaaaaagtaattttaatataagctTATTGGGTTATCGGTTTAACCATTAACTAAATCCTTAAACCGGAAACCGAACCGATAAcccaataaaaaaattacaaaaacatTAACCCAATAACCCGATATCGATAAACCAATAGCATTTTTATTGATTCGGTTTATCGATTAAATCAGATTTTGCACACGGCCTATTTGAGACCTTATTCACAAGGTCCAACAAAAATGTTACGTtacctgatttttttttggtttgagatgtcaaatatttttaaataaatttagtttaCAAGTATTACCGTAGGTGTAGATATTTTACAAGTGTCATGTACATACCAGTAAAACAGTAATACTAGTAATTAATGACTGTCCTTGGGAACTATAATAGATTCTGTGTTCAACATTAATTACTTAAGCATTGAATTAGAAGTAAATTAAAGTTGCTGCTCATTGCTCATCTGTCATCCAGTCGTTAAGAATATGCTCTAGCATAAAAAAAAGTTACTCATCTTTAAAGTCTTACTTTTTTCTGACCTTTTGTTAAAATTTAAAGCATGAATATCTTGTGAGCTTCTAAAGTGAAATTAACAATGATGAGTAGTGAAGGAACCTTcggcccccccccccgcccctcTCAAACCCCCACCCACAACAACTATTACAGTTGGGCCAGTGACTATTTCCCCCCCATATATTTCTGTTATTGAGGATTCTAATACTTGGGGACTGGGGTATTTACGTTCATACAGTACCAAATCAATTCGTATTTTTTGCTGACCTTAACAGAGCTCAATCATAAATTGGTGGACTCCATGTGTTTCGAAAAAAagatttgaattagaattatttttttgatcacgtTCAATGCTCGTCCATCTAAAATTTAGGTTAATATGTAGCACAGAATAATTCATAATACGACTTTTAGCTGGAATACATCTTTAAAATGTATGATCTTCATTAAAGTGTATTTTATTTAAAGAacatgagaaaatgacaaaaatagaaagaaaaaaacaaaaatgggaATGGGTTTGATAGGGGAAGTTGATATTTTGGTATGAGAAATTAATGAGAAGCAATACAAGTGGAAGAAAGCTAGCGAACGGATGGAAATGTGGGACTGGAAATTTTTAAGAGTCACGCAACAAATATCTATGCCCTTCGCTATTCCTATAATAGTTCATTCACTCTATGTAATTAATGTCCCAAAGTGCACAACGCCTAGTCCAGCCAGAAATTCAAATAAGAGAATTTAAAAATCAGAAATTCTTATCATTTTTGCCATATTACATACAGAGTAGTACAATTTTCAACGAAGCACCCCTCTGTCTCCGCCCCCCTGAATAAAGCATAGCTATAACCAATGAGGTTTATGGTGGAGCATTCTTTAATCTGTAGAGGTTTCGATTTAAAGCCCTGAGTATAGTGTCGTTTTTGTTAAAGCGTTTTTGCTTTTCAGTATGATTTCTTTTTTGTGTGACTTCATATATAACTGGGGCGTAAAACGAGTACCGGATGTAAATAAAAAGGTACAACTACAACTCGCCACCCGTTCAACAACTCACATCCCATGCAAAAGGCAATTGAGGAGTAGTTTAAAAGAAAGTCAGCTTTGGAAAAAAGTTTAAACCAATTGATTTTTTCACACACACAGAGGAAAGTTAAGGGCTGGCATCTACCGTACCATCCCTTCCTCCAAAAAAGCTACCTAATCAAAACTCAAAAGTCATGATAGGGAATCAATTTTTAGTTTCACTTTCACTTTCACTATGCACGGGCCTAGGGCTTGTTTGGTTGAAAATCACTTAGAACCTGGTTTTAACTTTAGAAGaagtttgaaaagttttttaaaCCAATCAGGCTTAGTGACCATTTGGTTCACATGTAGCCCAATGATTTGCAACTTAcaactaagagcccgtttggattgggtattttgaaatttttgagtgtttgttgtGATCAACTTATAGTGATtgctatttttaaaataaaataaagcctAAAAATAATTTGGTTTGCCATGTTCTAAAATGTTTATAAgtctaaaaaaataagttaaatctaccaccaacttattttttttttttttaagcccatccaaacaggctctaaaagCCTTTAAGTGACCATTTGGTTCACATGTGGGGTTATACAAAACTTATAATGCATATAATTAAACGATGTGACACATTTTATGTAATTAACTTATCTACGTTGTGTACGCTTAAGAACACACAtaagctttttcaaaaattgaactAAAAGTGTCTAATAGGAACACTTATTTTGTGTTTAAGTACTTAATTAAACAAATCGTAATTCAAATGTCTACGTGAAATTTACTGATAAACTTAAGAGATCGTCAATGCATTTGGCGAATTAATATAAGTGAATTATTTACTCTACAAATTCTCACATAACTCAAATTATATTAAACCATTAATCAATTAATTGGTGACAAATGTTTTACTAGAATTAATTATTCTTGTACCATCAATCAAACGACCCTATCAAAATTGAATATTATACTAGTGATGCTTTTCTTCCCCCATCTTTTCCTAAACTTTTCTCCCCCCATCCATTCATAGTGGAGTATTACACACTActatttgttgattttttttctctaaaatcTGAACGTATGTGAAAAGAATTGATCTAAGTTGaaatgcaatggccaatatTTATCACTTGATTTCAAATTTGCAATGAACTCATCTTTCATTATGATATTATGTCATCTCGGGTTCCACCAAAACAATTGCCAGATACTCTCTGTTTTCGAGTTTTCGACACCAAATTTCTTCTGTTTTTATTCCCCCAGTCCCACCCTACCACCCCTTTAACTATCTTTATCATCAAATGTGACTGCACACCTACTTCTCTAAAAAAGAGGCTTCATGAAAACTCCAGAAATAATATAGGAATAGTACGCTAGTAGAGGCAAATAAATATCTTACTgaattttaaacaaaaattttATGATAAAACCTATTAAATTTTACGAGATAATATCTCAGATAGTCACACAGCTAAGGTAATTCACTCAAAAAGtaatttaaatttgttttttaacCCAAATATCACTCAATtattgatatttcatttaaaaaattaaattaagtaAGTTTCTGAGTAAATTATCCGTAACTAGAGGTCTAGCTCCACTCTGCGCGTTAGTAATAACGTAGCCACCTTAAATGGGTGTGATAATTGATACTTCTTCACTGACGAGTTACCATTTTAAATAGgtacaaaaaaatttaatttatatactcCATGttaatttttcttcaattcttcgtgtatttaattatttatactttcATTCCTCAGTAAAAATGCTAATTATGCCCCTGCATTCTAGCCTCCATCTCTAGAATCTTCAACAATTGTGCTAAattggaaatgaaaaatatgaacaagaaggcaaaagaaaaaaaaaaagataagaaacTGTACTTGATTGAATTAAGCTCTTCTCATAACAACACCCACCACCCAAAATTcagaattaaataaaaagaaaagaaccaaAAATTAAACAGTACCCATCATCTCAATCTATATGAAATGCATACTACTCCTATaagacaagaaaaaaattagatgTTTACAGCAGAGATTGCTGTAATTAATTTCTTCAACATGGGTTACTTTCAGGAGGATTAAAGAACTCAGGCTCGAGCTTTGTTCTACAAATAGGACAAACAGGATTCTTTGAAAGCCAAGTATCAGCACATTCTAGGTGAAATCCATGGTTACAACCAGGAACAACTCTAGCAAATTGCTCACTGTCAATTTCATCCAAACACACCGCACAATCATTGCTCATTACCAATTCTTTCCCTGTGATTTTTGGAAGTTTATCCAATTGAGCCGCAGATAGGCCCAATTCTTGAGTGGGCTTCACCGGATCAGTCTGGTGATTGCTCTGGTATGCTGCCGCGTACCAGAGCAAACATATGTAGACTAAGAAAACCGCGCTCATTCCAACACATGGAAGGAAGAGCGCGAGAAAAACAGAGACAAGCATCGTTGATTTTTTTAAGAAGGTGGTTGTCGTCCTAGGTGTTCTGTAACTCTTTTGATTGGTATGGTAATATTCACAGTTTATTATCAAAAAATGTGATTTACGAGAAAATTTTGTGAAATTTAAGGAGGGTGGTGGAGGTGGTGGCGACGgcgaagaagagaaagaattaAAGAATTGAGTAGCAATTGGCACACCATGCTGCAGGGGAAAGATTCATGAGGAAAGATGAGGTATTTATACACGGGGAAATAAGGCAGTGTTTGGgtgaaatgaaagttttgtttgttaaaattaataaatgaggtTAACACCTTGGGCTGACCTGGGAGTGAATATGGGCTGAAGAAGAAGTGACGTGTAAGAAGAAGAGAGGTAACGGCTGTTTGCATTGGGaaaacaaagaggaaaaaaagggAATATAATTTGGAATTTATAAGGGTCTGTTTGGCGATAGATAATTTTCACTATTTTCCGGAATTATGTTTGGACATAAAGTTGTTAcaattttttggaattttacTTCAAGTTGAATTCTAGAACATTCCGGGATCCAATAAACTCCCAAATAcatgttttcatattttttcacTCCGAATAACtcataaaaatttaatatttccaAGTTGTTTCATATCCAAAATAACttcaatttccaaaaaaaaaaaaaaaaaaaaaattccaagtttcACATTTTTTTGCCCAAATACCCCCTAAGGCTCGTTTGACGATAGATTTTGAttctaaaattttaatttttttttttttttttaagaataactGTCATTTAGATTGAGCAATTATATCAAACTTTTAACTTGAAATatagatttgaagtttgaaaaataGATTTTAAGAGGCATTCAAGATTTTAcccataaattttttaattatatttctaTCTCCAAACACAATTTTACATCCAACTACATTTTCTCAACTAAATTTCAAATGCAATTTTTCTCAAGTATCAACTGATTCAtatccaaacgcctactaatttAATGGTGACATCAGTACtaataatattgttatgaaAACAAAAAGTAGGAGGAATGAGTAATAACATTGTGCCTATTACAGCTTTGTGACAGCAAATactattttctagaaataatttaatcataTGTATAGCTTGAGTCGAAAATTATAGATACAGTCAAATTAACTCATCAATTTAAACCCACGTTTGTTCCttaaaaagaaggaagaataaGGCAGACAACCAAGCAGAAATTCAGATGGACAGTTGCATTCACCTATTAGTCGGTAAATATGTAGTCCTACTCCATGTTCATATCAAGCAAATTAATGCAATATAGTTTTGCATTTATCAACTAATTATGATGATGACTCGAGATGAGGtgatttatgtatatgtatactaccTTTAATTTTTAACTATTGACATTAAACTTTGTggtttaatataatataaacataTTCGGGTAAGTATTCACTTTATTCGGGTTAACATTGAAGACAAACtattcccccaaaaaaaaaaaaaacattgaagACAAACTTAAGTTATTGTTTAATAAATATCACAACTACAACACagaaattattaatttatacaGTAAATCATTCTATCATTAGCGAAGTGATTCTGCATAATGTAACACATGTAGTATTACCATTAATCTCTAAATATTGAATCATAACGCAGAAATATACTTTTTCTTAGACGACCAATTAAATTttgtacaaattattatttctatttttttttttgaataactACTCCTctcgtctcaatttaagtgtcttacttttcttttagtctgtcccaaaaagagtgtctaTTTTGATATTTAGTAGTATGTTTTTCAATTCCAACATCCTACAAGGTAAGTTTAAGAGCACaagattcaaataaatttttgcTACTTTATATATCTAATTCAAgaccataaaatttaaaagtctttatttattttttaaatattgtgtcaagtcaaattaagacacttaaaatAGAACATAAGGAGTGTACACTGAAATCATGTGCGTTTCCTTCTAATTTCATAGATCTAACGACACGTAAGAGTAACTAGTACAGCCGACATAGCTATTGTCCAAATTACATTCACCAACATAGCTATTGTCCAAATTACATTCATTTTTAGGAATTgagaaaacaacaaaaagaagatGGCCAAACAAGAAATTTGGCTGCACAGTTTATTTTCTTCATAATAAAGGGCTGACGCGTTGCTTGAAGGTCAAGGAAGAGAACAAAAACTCTCCTCCgcaacacatgcacacacaaaCATAACTTTTAAGGCAACCCCACAACAACGTTTATTTAGGGGCCTGCCTTTCATTCTTTGTCGTTGAAatgatttattttcttctttttgtgctTTTGTAATCTCTACACTCTAGCTAGTGCTTTTTGCTTAGTTGTTTGCCACAATCATTCTCCCCCACTCTTTTCCTTCTtagttatatttattttttacgtATTTATTTCTTTAGTTAGCTCATTCTTTACATTTCGTCCAAATTTGTCTGAAAGCTGTGGCGTGTAAATGACTTGATGATCATAGGTGGTGTAAATTTATCGTCACAAGTTGATATATAGGCAATTAATTcgtgtttttgtttttgtaactATAAATAGGTGTAAtcaggtatatatatatatatatatatatatatatatatatatatatatatatatatatatatatttaaaatctaCCTTTCTAGCCTTTTTAGATGCGAAATCATTAATTAACATGCTTTATCTTAGTCAGGAACAATGCAAAGTTGTTaacatttttttcaaatcaatctattctaaaaaataatcaattgaCAATATTGCTAATCCATCATGTTACTAAAACAATTTcttctcctttatttttttaattcttgtaAAAATTGTGTACtccctttgtctcaatttatttgATACAATTggaatttcgagattcaaacttcCCTATTTTATCGTGAATTAGACATACAAtccttaaattttttcaaacaatttacatatttaaaaattagataaaagtattataagtcacaataatattttaaacaaattaacCATAAAAATGGGCCCCCAAAAACTTGGGGGCCCAGCCATTGCCTTAGTGGCTTTGGCCTTGAGCCTTCCCTGGGtgtaataaaatcaataaaatctttaatCTTTAGTTCGAAATTTTAGGTTTCGAGTAATCCTTTAATGATCACCTTATATGACATCTAAATTTGAATTAGCTGAGTCAGTGACAATTGGGAAATGACAAGAATGGAGCTACAGCTAGCAAATGATTGTATATTAAATCTTGCACACCTGAAGTTTTTGCTTTGgccacgttttttttttttttttttttttttttttggtttctcatCTGATATTCGATCCCCGCACTGGAGCCCGACTATATTCGGATCCACGCCGCGTAGGGCCCAGTCGGGGAGAGGAAAGCGCTCCCTACCAAGGATTTTTCTATACCCGTTAAATAGAAGGTTTGCGTCAGTGTGACTGTGTGAGTCTTCAAAAGCTTTACAATCTATCTCAaactaaaaatttattttacgTTATTTTCAAATAGTGTCAAtgtattgtatgtatatttattatttttaaaaatattatttccttCTATTACTCATTAGTTAGGTATTTCGACAAAACTGTTCTGAATGAGGCCCTTCACCTTTGACATGATATATATCTCCGTCGTTGTCCTCCTAAATGACTGGTGATGAAAACAATAATACGATGTGCGAAATGCTTTTAATTCATTGCTTTCACCAAAATTTTTAATTCGCCACAACAAGCGTTCTTCTCAAAATTATGGTATTACACGGAAGTAGATTCAtgatttaaagtttatgaattttcGCAGTGATTTTaaattgacaaaaaataataaataaatttataattaaaaatttgtAAATACTTAATAAATTTCTTCATATAAATAAAGAACATCCGAACAAAAACTATTGAATTCACATAAGTCCACGTGTTACATTGTGAATCCGCTCCGGT
Coding sequences within it:
- the LOC132033096 gene encoding E3 ubiquitin-protein ligase ATL23-like, coding for MLVSVFLALFLPCVGMSAVFLVYICLLWYAAAYQSNHQTDPVKPTQELGLSAAQLDKLPKITGKELVMSNDCAVCLDEIDSEQFARVVPGCNHGFHLECADTWLSKNPVCPICRTKLEPEFFNPPESNPC